The following proteins are encoded in a genomic region of Thioclava nitratireducens:
- a CDS encoding helix-turn-helix transcriptional regulator encodes MINALFAAASEAGKAGWVRFLERLCSVAHAEGAAVQILAPEGEGAGWQVGRIALPDAARLHPMRLDRVYSQIDLPGEVAWPEPLRALKVAAGGAGRVVLMIARSNRDFRAAEALALSTLAPHLGQAVMIREALGGERARAARDAEATAALGAGWLVLTPAGTVLEFDPRVAAEFDAGGWLRLRIGARPEFADPDAALRFRQSLAKLGEGGEVVRPIPLGPEGQGVLRLAPGRWRGSPALIGHLRAMPLAEALPVARVAGALDLNRSEARLAALLCDGASLREAAERLGWTLETARSTSKQIYARAGVSGQTGLLRKMFGSALWLG; translated from the coding sequence TTGATCAACGCGCTCTTCGCCGCGGCGAGCGAGGCGGGAAAGGCTGGCTGGGTGCGCTTTCTCGAGCGGCTCTGTTCGGTCGCCCATGCCGAGGGTGCGGCGGTGCAGATTCTCGCACCCGAGGGGGAGGGCGCGGGCTGGCAGGTCGGCAGGATCGCCTTGCCGGACGCCGCGCGACTCCACCCGATGCGACTGGATCGTGTCTATTCGCAGATCGACCTGCCGGGTGAAGTGGCGTGGCCCGAACCGCTCCGGGCGCTGAAGGTCGCGGCAGGGGGGGCGGGGCGCGTGGTGCTGATGATCGCGCGCTCGAACCGGGATTTCCGCGCGGCGGAGGCGTTGGCCCTCTCGACGCTCGCGCCGCATCTGGGGCAGGCGGTGATGATACGCGAGGCGCTGGGCGGCGAGCGGGCGCGAGCCGCGCGCGATGCCGAGGCCACGGCGGCGCTCGGCGCGGGGTGGTTGGTCCTGACGCCCGCGGGTACGGTGCTGGAATTCGATCCGCGCGTAGCGGCGGAATTCGATGCGGGAGGTTGGCTGCGGCTGCGCATCGGCGCGCGCCCGGAATTCGCCGACCCCGACGCCGCGCTGCGCTTTCGGCAGAGCCTCGCGAAACTCGGGGAAGGCGGGGAGGTCGTCCGGCCGATCCCGCTTGGCCCCGAGGGGCAGGGCGTGCTCCGGCTCGCGCCGGGGCGATGGCGGGGCAGTCCTGCACTGATCGGACATCTGCGCGCCATGCCGCTGGCTGAGGCGCTGCCGGTCGCGCGTGTCGCGGGGGCGCTAGATCTCAACCGGTCCGAGGCGCGGCTCGCGGCGCTTCTATGCGATGGGGCGAGCCTGCGCGAGGCGGCCGAGCGGCTTGGCTGGACGCTGGAGACCGCGCGCTCGACCTCAAAGCAGATCTATGCCCGCGCCGGGGTCAGCGGTCAGACGGGACTGTTGCGCAAGATGTTCGGCTCGGCGCTCTGGCTGGGTTAG
- the ugpE gene encoding sn-glycerol-3-phosphate ABC transporter permease UgpE yields MVEKRGSGLWLTHVLMIAGVLVIFFPIWLAFVASTHTQQEIAQAPMPVMPGSHLIENYSDALFSGVNVPVATMLVNSLVMALGIALGKIAISLLSAFAIVYFRFPGRRFFFWMIFITLMLPVEVRIVPTYEVVAGFGMLNSYSGLILPLIASATATFLFRQFFLTVPDELAEAARVDGARPMRFFFDILLPMSRTNIAALFVILFIYGWNQYLWPLLITTNPEMNTIVMGLKQMFPSGDDIADWPVIMATSILAMIPPVIVVISMQKLFIRGLVDSEK; encoded by the coding sequence ATGGTGGAAAAACGCGGCTCCGGCCTGTGGCTGACCCATGTGCTGATGATCGCGGGCGTACTGGTGATCTTCTTCCCGATTTGGCTGGCCTTCGTGGCCTCGACCCATACCCAGCAGGAGATCGCGCAGGCGCCGATGCCGGTGATGCCGGGCTCGCACCTGATCGAGAACTACTCGGATGCGCTGTTCTCCGGGGTGAATGTGCCGGTCGCGACGATGCTGGTGAACTCGCTGGTGATGGCGTTGGGGATCGCGCTCGGAAAGATCGCGATCTCGCTCCTCTCGGCCTTCGCGATCGTCTATTTCCGCTTTCCGGGACGGCGCTTCTTCTTCTGGATGATCTTCATCACGCTGATGCTGCCGGTCGAGGTGCGGATCGTGCCGACCTACGAGGTGGTCGCGGGCTTCGGGATGCTCAACAGCTATTCCGGCCTGATCCTGCCTCTGATCGCGTCGGCGACGGCGACCTTCCTGTTCCGGCAGTTCTTCCTGACGGTGCCGGACGAGCTGGCAGAGGCCGCCCGAGTCGATGGCGCGCGTCCGATGCGCTTCTTCTTCGATATCCTGCTGCCGATGAGCCGCACGAATATCGCGGCGCTCTTCGTGATCCTCTTCATCTACGGCTGGAACCAGTATCTCTGGCCGCTCCTCATCACCACAAATCCCGAGATGAACACGATCGTCATGGGGCTCAAGCAGATGTTCCCCTCGGGCGACGATATCGCCGATTGGCCGGTCATCATGGCGACCTCCATCCTCGCGATGATCCCGCCGGTGATCGTGGTGATCTCGATGCAGAAACTCTTCATTCGCGGTCTCGTGGACAGCGAGAAATAA
- a CDS encoding ABC transporter ATP-binding protein: MATVELENIKKRFGKTEVLHGVSIDIQDGEFIVIVGPSGCGKSTLLRMVAGLESISEGEIRIGEARVNEREPMDRDIAMVFQNYALYPHMSVRQNMGYGLKIAGMSKSEIKRRVDEAAKLLQLSDYLERKPRELSGGQRQRVAMGRAIVREPSVFLFDEPLSNLDAKLRVQMRVEIRELQRKLGVTALYVTHDQVEAMTMADRMIVMNGGVAEQIGTPLEVYERPVTIFAAQFIGSPSMNVIDAEVRGGRVMLGHVTLGPTDLPDRPVSLGIRPEHLHPDDNGPLTLNVTLSEPLGANTLLHGTLEGRGEPMTAALPGVHMEKQAVGQVRLSVNAEDLHLFDPKTGKRLN, from the coding sequence ATGGCGACCGTTGAACTCGAAAATATCAAGAAACGTTTCGGCAAGACCGAGGTGCTGCACGGGGTCTCGATCGACATCCAGGACGGCGAATTCATCGTCATCGTCGGTCCCTCCGGCTGCGGGAAATCGACGCTGTTGCGCATGGTTGCGGGGCTGGAGAGCATCTCAGAGGGTGAGATCCGCATCGGCGAGGCCCGCGTGAACGAGCGCGAGCCGATGGACCGCGATATCGCGATGGTGTTCCAGAACTACGCGCTCTACCCGCATATGTCGGTGCGCCAGAACATGGGCTACGGGCTGAAGATCGCGGGCATGTCGAAGTCCGAGATCAAGCGCCGCGTCGATGAGGCCGCGAAGCTGTTGCAGCTGTCGGACTATCTCGAGCGAAAGCCGCGCGAACTGTCCGGCGGGCAGCGTCAGCGGGTCGCGATGGGCCGCGCCATCGTGCGCGAGCCGTCGGTCTTCCTGTTCGACGAACCGCTGTCCAACCTCGATGCCAAGCTGCGGGTGCAGATGCGCGTCGAAATCCGCGAGCTGCAGCGCAAGCTCGGCGTGACCGCGCTTTACGTGACCCACGATCAGGTCGAGGCGATGACCATGGCCGACCGGATGATCGTGATGAACGGCGGCGTGGCCGAGCAGATCGGCACCCCGCTCGAAGTCTATGAGCGCCCCGTGACCATCTTCGCGGCGCAGTTCATCGGCAGCCCGTCGATGAACGTCATCGATGCCGAGGTGCGCGGAGGGCGGGTGATGCTGGGCCATGTGACGCTCGGGCCGACCGATCTGCCCGATCGCCCCGTCAGCCTCGGGATTCGGCCCGAACACCTGCATCCCGATGACAATGGCCCGCTGACGCTGAATGTTACCCTGTCCGAACCGCTAGGGGCGAATACGCTTCTGCACGGAACGCTGGAAGGGCGCGGCGAGCCGATGACCGCGGCGCTGCCGGGCGTGCATATGGAGAAGCAGGCGGTGGGGCAGGTGCGGCTGTCGGTGAACGCCGAAGATCTGCATCTCTTCGATCCGAAAACCGGCAAGCGCCTGAACTGA
- the ugpA gene encoding sn-glycerol-3-phosphate ABC transporter permease UgpA → MEKRVTFKGWLLPMLLLAPQLIISAVFFFYPAGEAVWQSLFIPDPFGLSMQYVGLGNFEYLFNDPYYRASFVTTAVFSTLVTLVSMIPALFLAVLADRLVKGAGTYRTLLIWPYAVAPAVAGVLWLFMFNTRIGLVAFYLNQMGYDWNHVLNENEAMGLVVVASAWGRISYNFLFYFAALQAVPKSVIEAAAIDGARFWRRFFTIVLPLLSPTTFFLLVVNIVYAFFETFGVIHTITSGGPQQATTILVYKVYADGFVGQDLGSSAAQSVVLLVVVGFLTVLQFKFVEKRVHY, encoded by the coding sequence ATGGAAAAACGCGTAACCTTCAAGGGCTGGCTCTTGCCGATGCTGCTGCTCGCGCCGCAGTTGATCATCTCGGCCGTGTTCTTCTTCTACCCGGCGGGCGAGGCGGTGTGGCAATCGCTGTTCATCCCCGATCCGTTCGGCCTGTCGATGCAATATGTGGGCCTCGGCAATTTCGAATACCTGTTCAACGACCCCTATTATCGCGCGTCTTTTGTGACGACGGCGGTGTTCTCGACCCTTGTGACACTGGTCTCGATGATCCCGGCGCTGTTCCTCGCGGTGCTGGCGGATCGGCTGGTGAAAGGGGCGGGAACTTACCGCACGCTTCTGATCTGGCCCTACGCGGTCGCGCCCGCGGTGGCCGGTGTGCTGTGGCTCTTCATGTTCAACACGCGGATCGGTTTGGTCGCCTTCTATCTCAACCAGATGGGTTATGACTGGAACCATGTGCTCAACGAGAACGAGGCGATGGGCCTCGTCGTCGTGGCGTCGGCCTGGGGCCGCATCAGCTATAACTTCCTGTTCTATTTCGCGGCGCTGCAAGCGGTGCCGAAATCGGTGATCGAGGCGGCGGCGATCGACGGGGCGCGGTTCTGGCGGCGCTTCTTCACGATCGTGCTGCCGCTCCTGTCGCCCACGACCTTCTTTCTGCTGGTCGTCAATATCGTCTACGCCTTCTTCGAGACCTTCGGCGTGATCCACACGATCACCTCCGGCGGGCCGCAACAGGCGACCACGATCCTGGTCTACAAGGTCTACGCCGATGGCTTCGTGGGTCAGGATCTCGGAAGCTCTGCCGCGCAATCCGTGGTGCTGCTGGTGGTCGTGGGCTTCCTGACGGTGCTGCAATTCAAATTCGTCGAGAAGCGGGTGCATTACTGA
- the cysD gene encoding sulfate adenylyltransferase subunit CysD: MSENRDQTETSRMNKTLTHLQRLEAESIHILREVVAEADNPVMLYSVGKDSAVMLHLAKKAFYPSPPPFPLMHVDTTWKFQAMYNLRDKAAKDAGMELIVHQNPEAKAKGINPFDHGSLHTDMWKTEGLKQALDKHGFDVAFGGARRDEEKSRAKERVFSFRSANHRWDPKNQRPELWRLYNAKKAKGESVRVFPISNWTELDIWQYIHLEGIEIVPLYFSAPRPTVERDGLILMVDDDRFPLRDGEEPVMRSVRFRTLGCYPLTGAVESEAQTLPEVIQEMLLTTTSERQGRAIDHDQSASMEKKKQEGYF; the protein is encoded by the coding sequence ATCTCGGAAAACCGCGATCAGACAGAGACCTCCCGCATGAACAAGACCCTGACTCACCTGCAGCGGCTCGAAGCCGAAAGCATTCACATCCTGCGCGAAGTCGTGGCCGAAGCCGACAATCCGGTCATGCTCTATTCGGTCGGCAAGGACAGCGCGGTGATGCTGCATCTCGCGAAGAAGGCCTTCTACCCGTCGCCGCCGCCCTTCCCGCTGATGCATGTCGACACGACGTGGAAATTCCAGGCGATGTACAACCTGCGCGACAAGGCCGCGAAGGATGCGGGGATGGAGCTGATCGTGCACCAGAACCCCGAGGCGAAGGCCAAGGGGATCAACCCGTTCGATCACGGCTCGCTGCATACCGACATGTGGAAGACCGAAGGTCTGAAACAGGCTCTGGACAAGCACGGCTTCGACGTGGCCTTCGGCGGCGCGCGCCGCGACGAGGAGAAATCCCGCGCGAAGGAACGCGTGTTCTCGTTCCGCTCGGCCAATCATCGCTGGGATCCGAAGAACCAGCGTCCCGAGCTCTGGCGCCTCTACAACGCCAAGAAAGCGAAGGGCGAGAGCGTCCGCGTCTTCCCGATCTCGAACTGGACCGAGCTGGACATCTGGCAATATATTCACCTCGAAGGGATCGAGATCGTCCCGCTCTATTTCTCGGCCCCGCGCCCGACAGTCGAGCGCGACGGGCTGATCCTGATGGTGGACGACGACCGCTTCCCGCTGCGCGACGGCGAGGAGCCGGTGATGCGCTCGGTCCGCTTCCGCACTCTGGGCTGCTACCCGCTGACCGGCGCCGTCGAGAGCGAGGCGCAGACCCTTCCGGAAGTCATTCAGGAAATGCTGCTGACCACCACCTCCGAGCGTCAGGGCCGCGCGATCGACCACGATCAGAGCGCCTCGATGGAGAAGAAAAAGCAGGAAGGCTATTTCTGA
- a CDS encoding M24 family metallopeptidase translates to MPIENVHFSELEFSRRIALVRAAMAQREIDILFITNPSNQFWLTGYDGWSFYTHQGVILPMEGAPYWWGRFMDSNGARRTVWMEEENILHYNDAMVQSDIMHPMEDLASHLRIMGYGKARIGVEMETYFYTAKAHAVLFEGLPEATLLDASVLVNWQRLIKSDEELRFMRRAARISELVIQRAVELAEPGLRKHDLVGELYKTAVQGEEDSWGDYPAIVPMLPSGPDASAPHLTWNGEALKAGEATFVEQSGCYRRYHAPLSRTIFLGKPPQHVLDASEALTEGLNAGIEVARAGNRACDIARALNVELAKVGIERPNRAGYAVGCSYPPDWGEHTVSIRDTDETILEPGMTFHFMPGLWMDDWGMETTETILITEDGPAEPLCNIERKLFVKD, encoded by the coding sequence ATGCCGATCGAAAACGTGCACTTCAGCGAACTCGAATTTTCCCGCCGGATCGCGCTCGTACGCGCGGCAATGGCGCAGCGCGAGATCGACATTCTCTTCATCACCAACCCGTCTAACCAGTTCTGGCTGACGGGTTATGACGGCTGGTCCTTCTACACCCATCAGGGCGTGATCCTGCCGATGGAGGGCGCCCCCTATTGGTGGGGCCGCTTCATGGATTCCAACGGCGCGCGCCGCACCGTCTGGATGGAGGAGGAAAACATCCTCCATTACAACGACGCGATGGTGCAATCCGACATCATGCACCCGATGGAAGACCTCGCCTCTCACCTGCGGATCATGGGCTACGGCAAGGCCCGGATCGGCGTCGAAATGGAGACCTATTTCTACACCGCGAAAGCGCATGCAGTCCTCTTCGAAGGGCTGCCCGAAGCGACGCTGCTCGATGCCTCTGTGCTGGTGAACTGGCAGCGCCTGATCAAATCCGACGAGGAGCTGCGTTTCATGCGCCGTGCCGCACGGATCTCCGAACTGGTGATCCAGCGTGCGGTGGAACTGGCCGAGCCGGGGCTGCGCAAGCATGATCTGGTCGGCGAATTGTACAAGACCGCCGTGCAGGGCGAGGAAGACAGCTGGGGCGATTATCCGGCCATCGTGCCGATGCTGCCCTCGGGCCCGGATGCCTCCGCGCCGCACCTGACATGGAACGGCGAGGCACTGAAAGCTGGCGAAGCGACCTTCGTCGAGCAATCCGGCTGCTACCGTCGCTATCACGCGCCGCTCTCGCGCACGATCTTTCTGGGCAAGCCCCCGCAGCATGTCCTCGATGCGAGCGAAGCGCTAACCGAAGGCCTCAACGCCGGGATCGAAGTCGCGCGTGCCGGGAACCGCGCCTGTGACATCGCCCGCGCACTGAACGTCGAGCTGGCCAAGGTCGGCATCGAACGCCCGAACCGCGCGGGTTACGCGGTGGGCTGTTCCTACCCGCCGGATTGGGGCGAGCATACCGTCTCGATCCGCGACACCGACGAGACGATCCTCGAGCCCGGCATGACCTTCCACTTCATGCCCGGCCTCTGGATGGATGACTGGGGGATGGAGACGACCGAGACCATCCTCATCACCGAGGACGGCCCCGCCGAGCCGCTGTGCAACATCGAGCGCAAACTGTTCGTCAAGGACTGA
- the ugpB gene encoding sn-glycerol-3-phosphate ABC transporter substrate-binding protein UgpB: MKNFALGAALASASLIAPFTANAATEIQFWHAFTGRLGELVDQQVKDFNASQDQYEVVATNKGNYSETLNAGIAAFRAGEQPDILMVFEVGTATMMAAKGAIKPVYQVMEDAGVDFNPDDYIGAVKGYYTTTDGKMLSLPFNSSTPVLWVNRDMLDKAGVAKDAPLTTWEDVGKVLDQLKEAGVDCPMTTAWQSWIQLENLSAYHNVPFASQENGFAGLDAKLEFNGPVQVKHIQTLGDWAKKGEFVYKGRRNEGGADFRAGTCALFTESSAGYAGIKSEAKFNFEVHPLPYWGDVDGAPQNTIIGGASLWVMAGKDDDHYKGVAEFLNYLSSPEVQAKWHQDTGYLPITKAAAELTREQGFYEKNPGTDVAVKQMTANAPTENSKGIRLGNFDQIRGIIDEELEAVWAGDKTAQDALDNAVERGNQLLRRFEQANR, encoded by the coding sequence ATGAAGAATTTTGCACTCGGTGCGGCGCTTGCGTCGGCCTCGCTCATTGCGCCCTTCACGGCCAATGCAGCAACGGAAATCCAGTTCTGGCACGCCTTTACCGGCCGTCTCGGCGAGCTCGTCGATCAGCAGGTCAAGGACTTCAATGCCAGCCAGGACCAGTATGAGGTCGTGGCGACCAACAAGGGCAACTACTCGGAAACGCTGAACGCCGGGATCGCCGCGTTCCGCGCCGGGGAACAGCCCGACATCCTGATGGTGTTCGAGGTCGGCACGGCGACGATGATGGCCGCCAAGGGCGCGATCAAGCCGGTCTACCAGGTGATGGAAGACGCCGGCGTGGACTTCAATCCCGACGATTACATCGGCGCGGTGAAGGGCTACTACACCACCACCGACGGCAAGATGCTGTCGCTGCCCTTCAACTCCTCGACGCCGGTTCTCTGGGTCAACCGCGACATGCTCGACAAGGCAGGCGTCGCCAAGGATGCGCCGCTGACTACCTGGGAAGATGTCGGCAAGGTGCTCGACCAGCTGAAGGAAGCGGGCGTCGATTGCCCGATGACCACCGCCTGGCAGAGCTGGATCCAGCTCGAGAACCTCTCAGCCTATCACAACGTGCCCTTCGCGAGCCAGGAGAACGGCTTCGCCGGTCTCGACGCGAAGCTGGAGTTCAACGGCCCCGTTCAGGTCAAGCACATCCAGACGCTGGGTGACTGGGCCAAGAAGGGCGAGTTCGTCTACAAGGGCCGCCGCAACGAAGGCGGTGCCGACTTCCGTGCCGGCACCTGCGCGCTCTTCACCGAGAGCTCGGCCGGTTACGCGGGCATCAAGTCCGAAGCCAAGTTCAACTTCGAAGTGCACCCGCTGCCCTATTGGGGTGACGTCGACGGCGCGCCGCAGAACACAATCATCGGGGGCGCCTCGCTCTGGGTCATGGCTGGCAAGGATGACGACCACTACAAGGGCGTCGCTGAATTCCTGAACTACCTCTCGTCGCCGGAAGTGCAGGCGAAGTGGCACCAGGATACCGGCTACCTGCCGATCACCAAGGCCGCGGCCGAGCTGACCCGTGAGCAGGGCTTCTACGAAAAGAACCCCGGCACTGACGTGGCCGTGAAGCAGATGACCGCGAATGCGCCGACCGAGAATTCGAAGGGCATCCGCCTGGGCAACTTCGACCAGATCCGCGGCATCATCGACGAGGAACTGGAGGCTGTCTGGGCCGGTGACAAGACCGCGCAAGACGCGCTCGACAACGCGGTGGAGCGTGGCAACCAGCTGCTGCGCCGCTTCGAGCAAGCCAACCGCTAA
- the argE gene encoding acetylornithine deacetylase gives MRIDTTRAILSDLIAYPTISTDSNLPIIHYIADRLETVGAAVEVMVDESGHKANLFATLGEAGDGGLVLSGHSDVVPVTDQDWTSDPFTMTERDGKLYGRGACDMKGFIAACLGSLDLLAEAAKTRPIHFAFTHDEEVGCLGAHELVKLLAKRPVRPALCIIGEPTSMQVFDGNKGCCEYTVRFEGLPGHSSAPEKGVNAVEYAVRYINRLFELRAELIKRCPEGSRFDPPQTTLNVGALKGGISHNVIAPRAELAWEMRPINAADMDFVKAEIASYVEDTLLPEMRAIAPEAAISTETIGEVVGLEPMDDNAARDLVFALTGQNHAGCVAFNTEAGLFQSLGMDAVICGPGSIEQAHKADEFVSLEQMDQALTMLGKLTSARN, from the coding sequence ATGCGGATCGACACCACCCGCGCGATCCTCTCGGACCTGATCGCCTATCCGACGATATCGACCGACAGCAACCTGCCGATCATCCACTACATCGCGGACCGGCTGGAAACCGTCGGCGCGGCGGTAGAGGTCATGGTCGACGAGAGCGGCCACAAGGCGAACCTTTTCGCGACGCTGGGCGAGGCAGGCGATGGCGGGCTGGTGCTGTCGGGCCATTCGGACGTGGTACCGGTCACCGATCAGGACTGGACCAGCGATCCTTTCACCATGACCGAGCGCGACGGCAAGCTCTACGGGCGCGGCGCCTGCGACATGAAAGGCTTCATCGCCGCCTGTCTCGGCTCGCTCGATCTGCTGGCCGAGGCCGCGAAAACCCGCCCGATCCATTTCGCCTTCACCCATGACGAGGAAGTCGGCTGTCTGGGCGCGCATGAACTGGTGAAGCTGCTGGCGAAACGCCCGGTCAGACCGGCGCTGTGCATCATCGGAGAGCCGACTTCGATGCAGGTCTTCGACGGCAACAAGGGCTGCTGCGAATATACCGTGCGCTTCGAGGGGCTGCCGGGCCATAGCTCCGCGCCTGAGAAGGGCGTGAACGCGGTCGAATACGCTGTGCGCTACATCAACCGCCTGTTCGAGCTGCGCGCCGAGCTGATCAAACGCTGCCCCGAAGGCTCGCGCTTCGATCCGCCGCAGACGACGCTCAACGTAGGCGCGCTGAAAGGCGGCATTTCTCATAACGTGATCGCGCCGCGCGCCGAACTGGCCTGGGAGATGCGCCCGATCAATGCCGCTGACATGGATTTCGTCAAAGCCGAGATCGCGAGCTACGTCGAAGACACGCTGCTGCCCGAGATGCGCGCCATCGCGCCGGAAGCCGCGATCTCCACCGAGACCATCGGCGAGGTCGTGGGGCTCGAGCCGATGGACGACAACGCCGCGCGCGATCTGGTCTTCGCGCTGACCGGGCAGAACCACGCAGGCTGCGTTGCTTTCAACACCGAGGCCGGGCTGTTCCAGTCGCTCGGAATGGACGCGGTGATCTGCGGGCCCGGCTCGATCGAGCAGGCCCATAAGGCCGACGAGTTCGTCTCGCTCGAGCAGATGGATCAGGCGCTGACGATGTTGGGCAAGCTCACCAGCGCCCGGAACTGA
- the cysN gene encoding sulfate adenylyltransferase subunit CysN, translating into MTTNDPIYKTDALIAQDIDAYLEAHQHKTMLRFITCGSVDDGKSTLIGRLLYDSKMIFEDQLAALEADSKRVGTQGQEIDFALLVDGLAAEREQGITIDVAYRFFATEKRKFIVADTPGHEQYTRNMVTGASTADLAVILIDARKGVLTQTRRHSYLVHQLGIRHIVLAVNKMDLVDYDQATFDEIVADYQTFADSIGIEGFTAIPISGFKGDNITGPSENTPWYKGPSLLPYLEAVEVDVTSDQERPFRMPVQWVNRPNLDFRGFSGLIASGTVRPGDEVRVLPSGKTSKVARIVSLEGDRDMAVAGESITITLVDEIDCSRGQVIVSAKEPLEVADQFETTIVWMDENELLPGRAYWLKIGTQTVSATVQEPKYEVNVNTQEHLATKTLDLNAIGVANITTDREIPFAPYAENRDLGGFILIDKMTNQTAAAGMINFALRRAQNIHWQATDIGREHHANMKHQKPAVVWLTGLSGSGKSTIANMVEKKLARMNRHTFLLDGDNVRHGLNKDLGFTEADRVENIRRVGEVAKLMTDAGLIVVTAFISPFRSERDMVRAMMQPGEFLEVFVDTPLEVAEARDVKGLYAKARSGQLKNFTGIDSPYEAPENPEMRIDTTAISPEEAAELILARLIP; encoded by the coding sequence ATGACGACCAACGATCCGATCTACAAGACCGACGCGCTGATTGCGCAGGATATCGACGCCTATCTCGAGGCGCATCAACACAAGACCATGCTGCGCTTCATCACCTGCGGCTCGGTCGATGACGGGAAATCGACGCTGATCGGGCGGCTGCTCTATGACAGCAAGATGATCTTCGAAGATCAGCTAGCCGCGCTGGAGGCCGACTCCAAGCGCGTCGGCACCCAAGGCCAGGAGATCGACTTCGCACTGCTGGTCGACGGGCTCGCTGCCGAGCGCGAACAGGGCATCACGATCGACGTGGCCTACCGCTTCTTCGCGACCGAGAAGCGCAAGTTCATCGTCGCGGACACCCCCGGCCACGAACAGTATACCCGCAACATGGTCACCGGTGCCTCGACCGCCGATCTGGCGGTGATCCTGATCGATGCGCGCAAGGGCGTACTGACCCAAACGCGGCGCCACTCCTACCTCGTCCACCAGCTCGGCATCCGCCATATCGTGCTGGCGGTGAACAAGATGGATCTGGTGGACTACGATCAGGCGACCTTCGACGAGATCGTGGCCGATTACCAAACCTTCGCCGACAGCATCGGCATCGAAGGCTTCACCGCGATCCCGATCTCGGGCTTCAAGGGCGATAACATCACAGGCCCGAGCGAGAATACCCCCTGGTACAAGGGGCCGTCGCTCCTACCCTATCTCGAAGCGGTCGAGGTGGACGTGACCTCCGATCAGGAGCGCCCCTTCCGGATGCCCGTGCAATGGGTGAACCGCCCCAACCTCGACTTCCGCGGCTTCTCGGGGCTGATCGCGTCGGGCACCGTGCGTCCGGGCGACGAGGTGCGCGTGCTGCCCTCGGGCAAAACCTCGAAAGTGGCGCGCATCGTCAGCTTGGAGGGCGACCGCGACATGGCGGTGGCGGGTGAATCCATCACGATCACGCTGGTCGACGAGATCGACTGCTCGCGCGGGCAGGTCATCGTCTCCGCGAAAGAACCGCTGGAAGTGGCCGACCAGTTCGAGACCACCATCGTCTGGATGGACGAGAACGAACTGCTGCCAGGCCGCGCCTATTGGCTGAAAATCGGCACGCAGACCGTCTCGGCGACCGTGCAGGAGCCGAAATACGAGGTGAACGTCAACACGCAGGAGCATCTGGCGACGAAGACGCTGGACCTGAACGCGATCGGCGTGGCCAACATCACCACCGACCGCGAGATCCCCTTCGCCCCCTATGCCGAGAACCGCGATCTGGGCGGGTTCATCCTGATCGACAAGATGACCAACCAGACTGCGGCTGCGGGCATGATCAACTTCGCGCTGCGCCGGGCCCAGAACATCCACTGGCAGGCGACCGATATCGGGCGCGAGCATCATGCCAACATGAAGCACCAGAAGCCGGCGGTGGTCTGGCTCACGGGCCTGTCGGGCTCGGGCAAATCCACGATCGCCAACATGGTCGAGAAGAAGCTGGCGCGGATGAACCGCCACACTTTCCTGCTCGATGGCGACAACGTGCGCCACGGCCTGAACAAGGATCTGGGCTTCACCGAGGCCGACCGCGTGGAAAACATCCGCCGCGTCGGCGAGGTCGCGAAGCTGATGACCGACGCGGGCCTCATCGTGGTCACGGCCTTCATCTCGCCCTTCCGCTCGGAGCGCGACATGGTGCGCGCAATGATGCAGCCGGGCGAGTTCCTCGAAGTCTTCGTGGATACGCCGCTCGAAGTGGCCGAGGCGCGCGACGTGAAAGGGCTCTATGCCAAGGCGCGATCCGGCCAGCTGAAGAACTTCACCGGCATCGACTCGCCCTACGAGGCACCCGAGAACCCCGAGATGCGGATCGACACCACCGCGATCAGCCCCGAGGAAGCGGCGGAATTGATCCTCGCTCGGCTCATTCCGTAA